One window of the Cryptomeria japonica chromosome 7, Sugi_1.0, whole genome shotgun sequence genome contains the following:
- the LOC131061236 gene encoding non-specific lipid transfer protein GPI-anchored 11, whose product MAGVTECSRLSVSVIMIWVVTVAVTGNYGGVVAQSTAPSAGCTTSLIALAPCAGYVTSNVTTSPPSQSCCTALSSVVKNNANCLCLLFTNNNPLGFPINQTRALTLPGACKVTTPSISQCKAAGAPAPSSSAGAPAPSLFTGVGVPAPSASAVSSNSAPTGSVPSSSPEPETSIPPAVIPSARSPTSSVGGISPTESEHPKTSAGAHLTSSAIISMMVGLVIVSIAW is encoded by the exons ATGGCAGGTGTAACAGAGTGCTCTAGGTTATCAGTTTCTGTAATAATGATCTGGGTGGTGACAGTTGCAGTAACTGGAAATTATGGCGGTGTAGTAGCTCAATCAACCGCTCCTTCTGCAGGCTGCACAACTTCGCTCATAGCTTTGGCTCCCTGCGCTGGGTATGTCACAAGTAATGTAACCACCTCACCTCCATCACAGAGCTGCTGCACTGCACTTTCTTCTGTGGTGAAGAACAACGCAAATTGTCTGTGTCTTCTGTTCACCAATAACAATCCTTTAGGCTTCCCCATTAATCAAACAAGGGCTCTGACTCTCCCTGGTGCTTGCAAAGTCACCACTCCCTCAATCTCTCAATGCAAAG CTGCCGGTGCTCCTGCTCCCTCTTCATCTGCAGGTGCTCCAGCTCCCTCTTTATTTACAG GTGTAGGAGTACCGGCTCCCTCTGCATCTGCAG tttccagcaATAGTGCACCGACAGGAAGTGTTCCCTCCTCATCGCCTGAGCCTGAAACATCAATCCCCCCTGCAGTAATTCCCTCAGCAAGATCACCCACAAGTTCTGTTGGAGGGATATCGCCAACAGAAAGTGAGCACCCAAAGACAAGTGCAGGAGCCCATTTAACATCATCCGCCATTATCAGTATGATGGTGGGATTAGTTATAGTGAGCATTGCGTGGTGA